A window from Culex pipiens pallens isolate TS chromosome 3, TS_CPP_V2, whole genome shotgun sequence encodes these proteins:
- the LOC120413770 gene encoding polycomb protein Scm, with protein sequence MSAAGSSSPGSNSNNNITSSSSGDVASSQEQQRRSSSGGGGGGSGGRTPRKLTVGSSSSTSTSAGSNGTSATSSTATCIWCGEAKTPLKYVLPTQNGKKEFCSETCILEFRKAYSKGACIQCDNVIRANAPKPNFCSTFCMKKHQKKALAAATGTAPQSPSDASASPSSTSVVPTATGSSPKINGNNINNGSSSSNGAGSNGNGTGNGSSSRRSNGNNSPGSEPAVPTRISPVSTTTTTGPFQYESFHVFDWTEYLRDSGSVPAPAECFKQAVVPPSNEFKIGMKLEALDPRNVTSTCIASVVGVLGSRLRLRLDGSDNKNDFWRLVDSNEIHPIGHCEQTGEMLQPPLGFRMNASSWPTFLLKTLNGAQMAPAHVFMPEPPTPKCNLFQVGQKLEAVDKKNPQLICCATVDAVKEDQIHVTFDGWRGAFDYWCRYDSRDIFPVGWCARSCHPMQPPGQKNKMDGSSTRSKGSRSFAMISEPDSMMPASPVTAHFHSRCKGGPLINCSKLPAMLTAPNHHTLAKICIQAVLDASKDHSQLSPLLFALEGEVHIVQAAGKNFTVKIPAYIRQKENNGLSQFLEILCTTCRACSHLITLEPGPEQCDDCLVHSPPLKRPIKTEPTVRSASPPPTAASSPKAAATSRESQQQQDHPRSPSPKRKAVEQQTATSTTNNEPSSSSPPPPSSPVAASVSVATVQPTPSSTMVVPPLATLTAPTPPSIAVKTESNAPAAAAAIAAASSSASALSPAQASTSPAAAAHVTPTANIAPVPTPPAVPTPPVLVAASTIIPPALAPIPFGAASSSTAAAPAVVIPTISVAATTTPLAIPNTMVPAAGTGTATVATAVVTPAAVPQMPRGQTSDWTIEEVIHFIAAQDPSLAVHADLFRKHEIDGKALLLLNSDMMMKYMGLKLGPALKICNLVSRVKGRRHNMSSM encoded by the exons ATGTCCGCAGCTGGAAGTTCGTCACCGGGTAGCAACAGCAACAATAACattaccagcagcagcagcggggaCGTGGCCAGCAGCCAGGAGCAGCAGCGCCGAAGTTCGTCCGGCGGCGGCGGAGGTGGTTCCGGTGGTCGGACACCACGCAAACTGACCGTCGGCAGCAGCAGTTCGACGTCCACATCGGCCGGAAGCAACGGAACGTCCGCCACCAGCAGCACCGCGACCTGCATCTGGTGCGGCGAGGCCAAAACACCGCTCAAGTACGTGCTGCCGACGCAGAACGGCAAGAAGGAGTTCTGCTCGGAGACGTGCATCCTCGAGTTCCGCAAGGCGTACAGCAAGGGCGCCTGCATCCAGTGCGATAATGTGATACGAGCGAACGCGCCGAAACCCAACTTTTGCTCGACGTTCTGCATGAAGAAGCACCAGAAGAAGGCGCTGGCCGCGGCGACCGGTACCGCTCCACAGTCACCGTCGGACGCGAGTGCGAGTCCCTCGTCGACCTCCGTGGTGCCGACGGCCACCGGCAGCAGTCCCAAGATAAATGGAAACAACATTAACAacggtagcagcagcagcaacgggGCTGGAAGTAATGGCAATGGAACCGGAAATggtagcagcagcaggaggagtaaTGGAAATAATTCACCCGGCAGCGAGCCGGCGGTACCCACCAGGATTAGTCCG GTGAGCACCACCACCACGACCGGTCCCTTCCAGTACGAGAGCTTTCACGTGTTCGACTGGACCGAGTACCTGCGCGATTCGGGCAGCGTCCCGGCGCCGGCCGAGTGCTTCAAGCAGGCCGTCGTGCCGCCCTCGAACGAGTTCAAGATCGGCATGAAGCTGGAAGCGCTCGACCCGCGCAACGTCACCTCGACCTGCATCGCCAGCGTGGTCGGAGTGCTCGGCTCGAGGCTGCGGCTGCGGCTCGACGGCAGCGACAACAAGAACGACTTCTGGCGGCTGGTCGACTCGAACGAGATCCACCCGATTGGGCACTGCGAGCAGACGGGCGAGATGCTGCAGCCCCCGCTCGGCTTCCGGATGAACGCCAGCAGCTGGCCGACGTTTCTGCTCAAGACGCTGAACGGGGCCCAGATGGCGCCGGCGCACGTCTTCATGCCGGAACCGCCCACGCCCAAGTGCAATTTGTTTCAG GTTGGCCAAAAGTTGGAGGCCGTAGATAAGAAGAATCCGCAGCTAATTTGCTGTGCAACGGTGGACGCGGTCAAGGAGGATCAGATCCACGTGACGTTCGATGGGTGGCGGGGTGCGTTCGATTACTGGTGCCGGTACGATTCGCGGGATATCTTCCCGGTGGGTTGGTGTGCCAGAAGTTGCCATCCGATGCAGCCGCCAGGTCAGAAGAACAAAATGGACGGCAGCAGTACCCGCTCGAAGGGATCGCGTTCGTTTGCCATGATCTCCGAACCGGACTCGATGATGCCGGCAAGCCCAGTCACGGCACATTTCCACAGTCGGTGCAAGGGAGGACCGCTGATTAATTGCTCCAAGCTTCCGGCGATGTTGACCGCGCCGAATCATCACACGCTCGCGAAGATCTGCATTCAGGCAGTGCTGGACGCTTCCAAGGATCACTCGCAGCTGTCTCCACTGTTGTTTGCCCTCGAAGGAGAGGTTCACATCGTGCAGGCCGCCGGCAAGAACTTCACCGTCAAAATCCCTGCCTACATCCGACAGAAGGAAAACAACGGACTGTCGCAGTTCCTGGAGATCCTGTGCACGACATGCAGAGCATGCAGTCACTTGATCACGCTGGAACCCGGTCCAGAACAGTGCGACGACTGTTTGGTGCACTCACCCCCGCTGAAGAGACCCATCAAAACCGAACCAACCGTACGATCGGCGAGTCCACCGCCGACAGCTGCGTCCTCACCGAAGGCCGCAGCAACCTCGCGGGAATCCCAGCAACAACAGGACCATCCCCGAAGTCCATCGCCCAAGCGGAAAGCGGTCGAGCAGCAAACGGCAACGTCAACCACCAACAACGAACCAAGTTCGTCCTCGCCGCCACCACCCTCGTCTCCCGTGGCCGCCAGCGTCAGCGTTG CCACCGTTCAACCGACGCCATCATCCACGATGGTCGTGCCACCGCTGGCCACGTTGACCGCGCCAACCCCACCCAGCATCGCGGTCAAAACGGAGTCGAACGCTCCGGCAGCTGCCGCCGCAATCGCCGCCGCTTCCTCGTCAGCGTCCGCTCTATCTCCCGCTCAGGCCAGCACCTCTCCAGCGGCGGCGGCTCACGTAACGCCCACAGCGAACATCGCCCCCGTACCGACACCTCCCGCAGTTCCGACACCCCCCGTGCTAGTTGCCGCTAGTACGATTATCCCGCCCGCCCTGGCTCCGATTCCCTTCGGTGCGGCGTCCTCATCGACGGCGGCGGCGCCAGCAGTCGTTATACCGACGATAAGCGTCGccgcgacgacgacgccgcTCGCAATTCCCAACACGATGGTTCCGGCCGCGGGAACCGGCACTGCGACGGTGGCGACGGCCGTGGTCACGCCGGCGGCGGTGCCGCAGATGCCACGCGGACAAACCAGTGACTGGACGATTGAGGAGGTGATACACTTTATCGCGGCGCAGGACCCGTCGCTGGCGG
- the LOC120413771 gene encoding sentrin-specific protease-like, giving the protein MMLIYLVKVLNIFACGVKFVVNLIRNVVMRTRSSTNQALNVRNSPSTRKKSRNILMSNISDLVERFNSIALQEGSYPELTAEQEEEIEKALHGGPNTDTIITRFHLIITRADVSTLAGDNRLNDQIINFYMNLLVERNAADPHLPRLYTMNTFFVPKLLSAGHTALRRWTRKVDLFAHDLILVPVHIAGLDHWCMAIVDLGQHSIRYYDSLGGGRPNGQVLDALERYLRDESLDKRGRPLERPNFEKRHMGECPRQEFSNDCGVFSCAFAEHEARRVAVKGFGQGQMAYFRRKMVYEISKGRLLT; this is encoded by the exons ATGATGCTTATTTATTTGGTAAAAGTTTTGAATATATTTGCTTGCGGAGTCAAATTCGTGGTCAACTTGATCCGTAACGTTGTAATGAGAACCAGAAGTTCCACAAATCAGGCGTTGAA TGTGAGAAATAGTCCCAGCACTaggaaaaaatcacgaaatattctaaTGAGCAACATAAGCGACCTCGTAGAAAGGTTCAACTCGATTGCCCTACAAGAAGGCAGCTATCCGGAACTCACAGCTGAGCAAGAAGAAGAGATCGAGAAAGCTCTCCATGGTGGACCAAACACAGAT ACCATCATAACTCGCTTCCACCTGATCATAACCCGCGCCGATGTGAGCACCCTGGCCGGTGACAACCGCCTGAACGATCAAATCATCAACTTCTACATGAATCTCCTGGTGGAACGCAACGCCGCCGACCCGCACCTGCCCCGACTCTACACCATGAACACATTCTTCGTGCCGAAACTGCTCTCCGCCGGCCACACGGCCCTGCGCCGCTGGACCCGCAAGGTTGACCTGTTCGCGCACGATCTGATCCTGGTCCCGGTACATATCGCCGGCCTAGACCACTGGTGTATGGCGATCGTGGACCTGGGCCAGCACTCCATCCGGTACTACGACTCGCTGGGTGGTGGACGGCCCAACGGGCAAGTTTTGGACGCGCTGGAGCGATACCTGCGCGACGAATCGCTGGACAAGCGAGGGAGACCGCTGGAGAGGCCGAATTTTGAGAAGCGCCACATGGGGGAGTGTCCCCGGCAGGAATTTAGCAACGACTGTGGCGTGTTTAGCTGTGCGTTTGCGGAGCATGAAGCGCGAAGAGTGGCGGTGAAGGGATTTGGGCAGGGCCAGATGGCGTACTTCAGGCGGAAGATGGTGTATGAGATTTCGAAGGGACGGCTGCTAACTTGA
- the LOC120413810 gene encoding uncharacterized protein LOC120413810 translates to MNPAGQPKSAKSLANKRRQLKLKILLLQDRLSTLEEDQQLPSMPEFRVFAKNIERFYGEFDRVLREIEECDSFADERDAHDLECAAIEGLLQGVNNKIVALSHTLLSQPIQVTEQQQFQPLAVSQQVAIPTPHGGGECTGDGDIPEKADPAVAGLKVCAPFQPISSPSIAITERGDPLCTRCNGCHLSTDCFIPTEVPLGQSHETNSNLEANQSMPERSPQTEKPSAEHQEMKSPAEPEVVLHEASTRVRGDVDMSGDSGVTPTLRSEERIHGDLDVGWCQPVELGSLLPADAEREDAESDDPQGVPSPETARLFDEEPDITTNQAENDEEARSLKPAVADDLYFEERPLPSSTQSICTVPAVQEDAAKKPSHERETYSCQLFNANVTRSTDRDRAARKLTEQLLQPANYTSNEKQLRLVWDPGV, encoded by the coding sequence ATGAACCCCGCCGGACAACCGAAGTCCGCGAAGAGCTTGGCCAACAAGCGACGCCAGCTCAAGTTGAAGATCCTGCTACTCCAAGACCGACTTTCCACCCTCGAAGAAGACCAGCAATTACCATCCATGCCGGAGTTCCGGGTGTTCGCGAAGAACATCGAGCGATTCTACGGTGAGTTCGATCGAGTGCTGCGAGAAATTGAGGAGTGCGACAGTTTCGCCGATGAGCGAGACGCTCACGACTTGGAGTGTGCGGCGATTGAGGGGCTACTCCAAGGAGTCAACAACAAGATTGTAGCCCTCAGTCACACATTGCTGTCCCAGCCCATCCAAGTCACTGAACAGCAACAATTCCAGCCACTAGCAGTCTCGCAGCAGGTCGCCATCCCAACTCCGCATGGTGGAGGCGAGTGTACCGGTGACGGCGATATTCCAGAGAAAGCCGACCCAGCTGTAGCAGGCCTCAAGGTATGTGCCCCATTTCAACCCATCTCGAGCCCATCCATCGCAATCACAGAGCGTGGCGACCCGTTGTGCACGCGGTGCAACGGTTGCCACTTGAGTACCGACTGCTTTATACCCACTGAAGTACCGCTCGGTCAGAGTCACGAGACGAACTCCAACCTGGAAGCCAACCAAAGCATGCCAGAAAGATCCCCCCAAACAGAGAAACCCTCTGCAGAGCATCAAGAGATGAAATCACCCGCCGAACCTGAAGTGGTTCTACACGAAGCCTCGACAAGAGTTCGAGGTGACGTCGACATGTCCGGCGATTCGGGCGTAACTCCTACGCTGCGGTCAGAAGAGCGGATCCACGGTGACCTCGACGTTGGCTGGTGTCAGCCAGTGGAACTTGGTTCACTGCTACCAGCCGACGCAGAACGAGAAGACGCCGAGTCCGATGACCCGCAAGGTGTTCCAAGCCCGGAGACAGCTAGACTGTTCGACGAAGAACCCGATATCACCACGAACCAGGCAGAGAATGACGAGGAAGCTCGGTCACTGAAGCCAGCCGTAGCCGACGACCTGTACTTCGAGGAACGACCGCTTCCAAGCAGTACACAGTCAATTTGCACTGTACCAGCCGTCCAAGAGGATGCAGCGAAGAAGCCAAGCCACGAGAGAGAGACGTACAGCTGCCAGCTGTTCAACGCCAACGTCACACGATCAACCGACCGTGATCGTGCAGCCAGAAAGCTCACAGAGCAGCTGCTGCAACCCGCAAACTACACCAGCAACGAGAAGCAGTTACGCCTTGTTTGGGACCCTGGTGTGTAG